From a single Verrucomicrobiia bacterium genomic region:
- a CDS encoding transposase: protein MRTRRIKADPTLPATYHCMSRVAGRLPLLDDSAKHKLLNILHHLARFCDIDVITFCMMSNHFHLLIRVPPKP, encoded by the coding sequence ATGAGAACCCGTCGCATCAAAGCCGACCCCACCCTCCCGGCGACGTACCATTGCATGTCCCGCGTCGCCGGTCGCCTTCCCCTCCTCGACGACTCCGCCAAGCACAAACTTCTCAACATCCTCCACCACCTCGCCCGGTTCTGTGACATCGACGTCATCACCTTCTGCATGATGTCCAACCACTTCCATCTCCTCATCCGTGTCCCGCCCAAACCC